A single Gambusia affinis linkage group LG20, SWU_Gaff_1.0, whole genome shotgun sequence DNA region contains:
- the rhbdl1 gene encoding rhomboid-related protein 1 isoform X1, producing MDRSSLFQLIQEQLDPENTGFIPVENFTSLVEHHELQLDPSKLDMLLALVQSNEEGQVCYQELIELMSSKRSSSFRRAIANGRRTLQREILLDETGLGLYKRFVRYVAYEILPCETDRRWYFHQNRLCPPPVFIAVVTIVQIIVFMCYGIMLNKWVLQTYQLDFMKSPLVYHPGHRAQVWRFFSYMFMHVGLEQLGFNALLQLMIGVPLEMVHGILRISLLYMAGVLAGSLTVSITDMRAPVVGGSGGVYALCSAHLANVVMNWAGMRCPYKLLRMILALVCMSSEVGRAVWLRFSPPVPSSGPQPSFMAHLSGAVVGISMGLLILRSYEESLQKQCSWWVIVFSFITFLLFAIFWNIFAYELLGVQIPPPP from the exons TTGGACCCAGAGAACACCGGTTTCATCCCCGTGGAGAACTTCACCAGCTTGGTGGAGCACcatgagctgcagctggaccCGTCCAAGCTGGACATGCTGTTAGCGCTCGTCCAGAGCAATGAGGAGGGCCAGGTGTGCTACCAGGAGCTCATCGAGCTG ATGAGCAGCAAGCGCTCCAGCAGTTTCCGGCGCGCCATCGCTAACGGCCGCCGCACCCTGCAGAGGGAAATCCTGCTGGACGAGACGGGCCTTGGACTGTACAAACGCTTCGTCCGTTATGTGGCCTACGAGATCCTGCCGTGTGAGACGGACCGGCGCTGGTACTTCCACCAAAACCGCCTCTGTCCTCCGCCCGTCTTCATTGCCGTCGTCACCATCGTCCAG ATAATCGTGTTCATGTGCTACGGCATCATGCTCAATAAGTGGGTCCTGCAGACGTACCAGCTGGACTTCATGAAGAGTCCGCTGGTCTACCATCCCGGCCACCGCGCCCAAGTCTGGCGCTTCTTCAGCTACATGTTCATGCATGTTGG TTTGGAGCAGCTGGGATTTAacgctctgctgcagctgatgatCGGCGTTCCCTTAGAGATGGTCCACGGGATCTTACGGATAAGTTTGCTCTACATGGCAGGAGTTCTGGCCG GCTCGCTGACGGTGTCCATCACAGACATGCGTGCTCCGGTGGTCGGGGGATCCGGGGGCGTCTACGCTCTCTGCTCCGCGCATCTGGCCAACGTCGTCATG AACTGGGCCGGGATGCGCTGTCCGTACAAACTGCTCCGCATGATCCTGGCGCTGGTCTGCA TGAGTTCGGAGGTCGGCCGCGCCGTCTGGCTGCGCTTCTCGCCGCCGGTGCCGTCGTCGGGGCCGCAGCCCAGCTTCATGGCCCACCTGTCGGGCGCGGTGGTGGGCATCAGCATGGGGCTGCTCATCCTGCGCAGCTACGAGGAGAGCCTGCAGAAGCAATGCTCCTGGTGGGTCATCGTCTTCTCCTTCATCACCTTCCTCCTCTTCGCCATCTTCTGGAACATCTTCGCCTACGAGCTGCTGGGCGTCCAGATCCCCCCGCCGCCATGA
- the rhbdl1 gene encoding rhomboid-related protein 1 isoform X5, protein MDRSSLFQLIQEQLDPENTGFIPVENFTSLVEHHELQLDPSKLDMLLALVQSNEEGQVCYQELIELMSSKRSSSFRRAIANGRRTLQREILLDETGLGLYKRFVRYVAYEILPCETDRRWYFHQNRLCPPPVFIAVVTIVQIIVFMCYGIMLNKWVLQTYQLDFMKSPLVYHPGHRAQVWRFFSYMFMHVGLEQLGFNALLQLMIGVPLEMVHGILRISLLYMAGVLAGSLTVSITDMRAPVVGGSGGVYALCSAHLANVVMVTAIITIIITRSSSFVRTGPGCAVRTNCSA, encoded by the exons TTGGACCCAGAGAACACCGGTTTCATCCCCGTGGAGAACTTCACCAGCTTGGTGGAGCACcatgagctgcagctggaccCGTCCAAGCTGGACATGCTGTTAGCGCTCGTCCAGAGCAATGAGGAGGGCCAGGTGTGCTACCAGGAGCTCATCGAGCTG ATGAGCAGCAAGCGCTCCAGCAGTTTCCGGCGCGCCATCGCTAACGGCCGCCGCACCCTGCAGAGGGAAATCCTGCTGGACGAGACGGGCCTTGGACTGTACAAACGCTTCGTCCGTTATGTGGCCTACGAGATCCTGCCGTGTGAGACGGACCGGCGCTGGTACTTCCACCAAAACCGCCTCTGTCCTCCGCCCGTCTTCATTGCCGTCGTCACCATCGTCCAG ATAATCGTGTTCATGTGCTACGGCATCATGCTCAATAAGTGGGTCCTGCAGACGTACCAGCTGGACTTCATGAAGAGTCCGCTGGTCTACCATCCCGGCCACCGCGCCCAAGTCTGGCGCTTCTTCAGCTACATGTTCATGCATGTTGG TTTGGAGCAGCTGGGATTTAacgctctgctgcagctgatgatCGGCGTTCCCTTAGAGATGGTCCACGGGATCTTACGGATAAGTTTGCTCTACATGGCAGGAGTTCTGGCCG GCTCGCTGACGGTGTCCATCACAGACATGCGTGCTCCGGTGGTCGGGGGATCCGGGGGCGTCTACGCTCTCTGCTCCGCGCATCTGGCCAACGTCGTCATGGTAACagccatcatcaccatcatcatcacccgcagcagcagctttgttAG AACTGGGCCGGGATGCGCTGTCCGTACAAACTGCTCCGCATGA
- the rhbdl1 gene encoding rhomboid-related protein 1 isoform X2 yields MKLDPENTGFIPVENFTSLVEHHELQLDPSKLDMLLALVQSNEEGQVCYQELIELMSSKRSSSFRRAIANGRRTLQREILLDETGLGLYKRFVRYVAYEILPCETDRRWYFHQNRLCPPPVFIAVVTIVQIIVFMCYGIMLNKWVLQTYQLDFMKSPLVYHPGHRAQVWRFFSYMFMHVGLEQLGFNALLQLMIGVPLEMVHGILRISLLYMAGVLAGSLTVSITDMRAPVVGGSGGVYALCSAHLANVVMNWAGMRCPYKLLRMILALVCMSSEVGRAVWLRFSPPVPSSGPQPSFMAHLSGAVVGISMGLLILRSYEESLQKQCSWWVIVFSFITFLLFAIFWNIFAYELLGVQIPPPP; encoded by the exons TTGGACCCAGAGAACACCGGTTTCATCCCCGTGGAGAACTTCACCAGCTTGGTGGAGCACcatgagctgcagctggaccCGTCCAAGCTGGACATGCTGTTAGCGCTCGTCCAGAGCAATGAGGAGGGCCAGGTGTGCTACCAGGAGCTCATCGAGCTG ATGAGCAGCAAGCGCTCCAGCAGTTTCCGGCGCGCCATCGCTAACGGCCGCCGCACCCTGCAGAGGGAAATCCTGCTGGACGAGACGGGCCTTGGACTGTACAAACGCTTCGTCCGTTATGTGGCCTACGAGATCCTGCCGTGTGAGACGGACCGGCGCTGGTACTTCCACCAAAACCGCCTCTGTCCTCCGCCCGTCTTCATTGCCGTCGTCACCATCGTCCAG ATAATCGTGTTCATGTGCTACGGCATCATGCTCAATAAGTGGGTCCTGCAGACGTACCAGCTGGACTTCATGAAGAGTCCGCTGGTCTACCATCCCGGCCACCGCGCCCAAGTCTGGCGCTTCTTCAGCTACATGTTCATGCATGTTGG TTTGGAGCAGCTGGGATTTAacgctctgctgcagctgatgatCGGCGTTCCCTTAGAGATGGTCCACGGGATCTTACGGATAAGTTTGCTCTACATGGCAGGAGTTCTGGCCG GCTCGCTGACGGTGTCCATCACAGACATGCGTGCTCCGGTGGTCGGGGGATCCGGGGGCGTCTACGCTCTCTGCTCCGCGCATCTGGCCAACGTCGTCATG AACTGGGCCGGGATGCGCTGTCCGTACAAACTGCTCCGCATGATCCTGGCGCTGGTCTGCA TGAGTTCGGAGGTCGGCCGCGCCGTCTGGCTGCGCTTCTCGCCGCCGGTGCCGTCGTCGGGGCCGCAGCCCAGCTTCATGGCCCACCTGTCGGGCGCGGTGGTGGGCATCAGCATGGGGCTGCTCATCCTGCGCAGCTACGAGGAGAGCCTGCAGAAGCAATGCTCCTGGTGGGTCATCGTCTTCTCCTTCATCACCTTCCTCCTCTTCGCCATCTTCTGGAACATCTTCGCCTACGAGCTGCTGGGCGTCCAGATCCCCCCGCCGCCATGA
- the rhbdl1 gene encoding rhomboid-related protein 1 isoform X3, whose translation MELDPENTGFIPVENFTSLVEHHELQLDPSKLDMLLALVQSNEEGQVCYQELIELMSSKRSSSFRRAIANGRRTLQREILLDETGLGLYKRFVRYVAYEILPCETDRRWYFHQNRLCPPPVFIAVVTIVQIIVFMCYGIMLNKWVLQTYQLDFMKSPLVYHPGHRAQVWRFFSYMFMHVGLEQLGFNALLQLMIGVPLEMVHGILRISLLYMAGVLAGSLTVSITDMRAPVVGGSGGVYALCSAHLANVVMNWAGMRCPYKLLRMILALVCMSSEVGRAVWLRFSPPVPSSGPQPSFMAHLSGAVVGISMGLLILRSYEESLQKQCSWWVIVFSFITFLLFAIFWNIFAYELLGVQIPPPP comes from the exons TTGGACCCAGAGAACACCGGTTTCATCCCCGTGGAGAACTTCACCAGCTTGGTGGAGCACcatgagctgcagctggaccCGTCCAAGCTGGACATGCTGTTAGCGCTCGTCCAGAGCAATGAGGAGGGCCAGGTGTGCTACCAGGAGCTCATCGAGCTG ATGAGCAGCAAGCGCTCCAGCAGTTTCCGGCGCGCCATCGCTAACGGCCGCCGCACCCTGCAGAGGGAAATCCTGCTGGACGAGACGGGCCTTGGACTGTACAAACGCTTCGTCCGTTATGTGGCCTACGAGATCCTGCCGTGTGAGACGGACCGGCGCTGGTACTTCCACCAAAACCGCCTCTGTCCTCCGCCCGTCTTCATTGCCGTCGTCACCATCGTCCAG ATAATCGTGTTCATGTGCTACGGCATCATGCTCAATAAGTGGGTCCTGCAGACGTACCAGCTGGACTTCATGAAGAGTCCGCTGGTCTACCATCCCGGCCACCGCGCCCAAGTCTGGCGCTTCTTCAGCTACATGTTCATGCATGTTGG TTTGGAGCAGCTGGGATTTAacgctctgctgcagctgatgatCGGCGTTCCCTTAGAGATGGTCCACGGGATCTTACGGATAAGTTTGCTCTACATGGCAGGAGTTCTGGCCG GCTCGCTGACGGTGTCCATCACAGACATGCGTGCTCCGGTGGTCGGGGGATCCGGGGGCGTCTACGCTCTCTGCTCCGCGCATCTGGCCAACGTCGTCATG AACTGGGCCGGGATGCGCTGTCCGTACAAACTGCTCCGCATGATCCTGGCGCTGGTCTGCA TGAGTTCGGAGGTCGGCCGCGCCGTCTGGCTGCGCTTCTCGCCGCCGGTGCCGTCGTCGGGGCCGCAGCCCAGCTTCATGGCCCACCTGTCGGGCGCGGTGGTGGGCATCAGCATGGGGCTGCTCATCCTGCGCAGCTACGAGGAGAGCCTGCAGAAGCAATGCTCCTGGTGGGTCATCGTCTTCTCCTTCATCACCTTCCTCCTCTTCGCCATCTTCTGGAACATCTTCGCCTACGAGCTGCTGGGCGTCCAGATCCCCCCGCCGCCATGA
- the rhbdl1 gene encoding rhomboid-related protein 1 isoform X4, translating to MLLALVQSNEEGQVCYQELIELMSSKRSSSFRRAIANGRRTLQREILLDETGLGLYKRFVRYVAYEILPCETDRRWYFHQNRLCPPPVFIAVVTIVQIIVFMCYGIMLNKWVLQTYQLDFMKSPLVYHPGHRAQVWRFFSYMFMHVGLEQLGFNALLQLMIGVPLEMVHGILRISLLYMAGVLAGSLTVSITDMRAPVVGGSGGVYALCSAHLANVVMNWAGMRCPYKLLRMILALVCMSSEVGRAVWLRFSPPVPSSGPQPSFMAHLSGAVVGISMGLLILRSYEESLQKQCSWWVIVFSFITFLLFAIFWNIFAYELLGVQIPPPP from the exons ATGCTGTTAGCGCTCGTCCAGAGCAATGAGGAGGGCCAGGTGTGCTACCAGGAGCTCATCGAGCTG ATGAGCAGCAAGCGCTCCAGCAGTTTCCGGCGCGCCATCGCTAACGGCCGCCGCACCCTGCAGAGGGAAATCCTGCTGGACGAGACGGGCCTTGGACTGTACAAACGCTTCGTCCGTTATGTGGCCTACGAGATCCTGCCGTGTGAGACGGACCGGCGCTGGTACTTCCACCAAAACCGCCTCTGTCCTCCGCCCGTCTTCATTGCCGTCGTCACCATCGTCCAG ATAATCGTGTTCATGTGCTACGGCATCATGCTCAATAAGTGGGTCCTGCAGACGTACCAGCTGGACTTCATGAAGAGTCCGCTGGTCTACCATCCCGGCCACCGCGCCCAAGTCTGGCGCTTCTTCAGCTACATGTTCATGCATGTTGG TTTGGAGCAGCTGGGATTTAacgctctgctgcagctgatgatCGGCGTTCCCTTAGAGATGGTCCACGGGATCTTACGGATAAGTTTGCTCTACATGGCAGGAGTTCTGGCCG GCTCGCTGACGGTGTCCATCACAGACATGCGTGCTCCGGTGGTCGGGGGATCCGGGGGCGTCTACGCTCTCTGCTCCGCGCATCTGGCCAACGTCGTCATG AACTGGGCCGGGATGCGCTGTCCGTACAAACTGCTCCGCATGATCCTGGCGCTGGTCTGCA TGAGTTCGGAGGTCGGCCGCGCCGTCTGGCTGCGCTTCTCGCCGCCGGTGCCGTCGTCGGGGCCGCAGCCCAGCTTCATGGCCCACCTGTCGGGCGCGGTGGTGGGCATCAGCATGGGGCTGCTCATCCTGCGCAGCTACGAGGAGAGCCTGCAGAAGCAATGCTCCTGGTGGGTCATCGTCTTCTCCTTCATCACCTTCCTCCTCTTCGCCATCTTCTGGAACATCTTCGCCTACGAGCTGCTGGGCGTCCAGATCCCCCCGCCGCCATGA